A stretch of the Erpetoichthys calabaricus chromosome 3, fErpCal1.3, whole genome shotgun sequence genome encodes the following:
- the LOC114647918 gene encoding ras-related protein Rab-7b-like: MKTVDLKIVILGALGVGKTSLLYQYIHNKFYEDYRTTLGASVLTKTITIRNKTIKLQIWDTGGQERFRSIVSTYYKGSDGCILAFDVTDTDSFEALDYWKKDFQEKIIPKDASYPFVVLGNKIDIPDRQVSFRQASDWCEQRSIPYLEVSARDNINVQLAFETLIQNALVKYMEPTESYLTESIKLKSEKDDRKHKKKKKCC; encoded by the exons ATGAAGACTGTTGATTTGAAGATTGTCATTCTTGGAGCACTGGG TGTGGGAAAGACATCACTGCTCTACCAGTACATACACAACAAGTTTTATGAAGATTACCGCACCACCTTGGGAGCCAGCGTCCTGACGAAGACCATCACTATCCGGAACAAGACTATCAAGCTgcag ATCTGGGACACAGGAGGTCAAGAGCGTTTTCGCTCCATCGTCTCCACCTACTATAAGGGTTCAGATGGTTGTATCCTGGCCTTTGATGTGACTGACACAGATTCCTTTGAGGCTCTTGATTACTGGAAGAAAGATTTCCAAGAAAAGATCATCCCTAAGGATGCCAGCTACCCTTTTGTAGTCTTGGGGAATAAGATCGACATTCCAGACAGACAG GTTTCATTTCGACAGGCATCGGACTGGTGTGAGCAGCGGAGTATTCCTTATCTGGAAGTGAGTGCCCGGGACAACATTAATGTTCAACTAGCCTTTGAGACCCTAATTCAGAATGCCCTGGTTAAG TACATGGAGCCAACAGAGAGCTACCTCACAGAATCCATCAAGCTGAAATCAGAAAAGGATGATAGGAaacacaaaaagaagaagaaatgctgCTGA